The DNA sequence ATACAGTCGGGAGATTTCTTCCGGATATTCGGTGAGTTGCGCCTGAGTCAGTTCCTGCTTCAGGTCTACTTTCACGTGATGAGAGAATTCCTGCTGAGTCTCTGTCTGTTTACGAATCAAGCCTTTACTGGCCAGCAGTTTCTGGAACCGTTCATAAAATGCAATCTGGGCAGAACGCATTTTACTTTCCTCGTCCTGGTTCCTGGCCAGTAATTTACGGATCAGACGAATCATAACCTGGCAAAACCATTTCAGAGCAAAGAACAGACCGGCAATAATGAAGACAGCGGCCGCACCTTCCCAGCTGAACCAGCGACGGGGGGAAGAGAGGAACTTCTTGATGGACTGAAACATACTGACGGTCGTCGTTCGGATATCGAGTAGACGGTTTCCGATTTTCTTACCAGCGCGAAGCAGGGGATCGTAGAAGGTCGCTTTCTGCCGTTGAAAAGAGACTCCAATCACATAATCAGACCAGAACTGGCTGAAGAACTTCGACATTCCCTTCCAGCTTCCCAGGGAGGGCGCACTCTGGGCAACCATCTCTGCCCGCTCCAGGCTGGGAGTGGCGTCCATTGTGATCCATTTGCCGTCCAGAAACGCTTCAACCCACGAATGGGCGTAACGCTGTTGTACCTCAAACTGGTTCGATAGATAACTGGAATCCCCCCCTTTGAAACCACTGATTACTCGCGTGGGAATATCAATCGCACGTAGCATCAGTGCCAGTGTTGATGCGTAATATTCACAATGTCCTGATTTGCGATTAAACAGGAAGTCTTCCACGGGATCGATTTCCGGATCCACGATCGACATGTTGAGTGTATAGCTGAATTCACCGGAATCGCGTAAATGCGATTCCAGAAACTTTGCCTTAGCCAGATTCGTCTTCAACTCGGGATGGTCGGCGATCAACTGCTTCGTGTACTGAATCAGCCGCCGTAAATCTTTGCGGGGCAAGTCCAGATAGACCTCTTCATTATCGAGCTGATTCATCAGAATATTCTGATCCAGATCCTTGGCGGTAAAGACATTGTATTTGGTGTTCCCATCCACCTCAGGGGGGTGGGTCTGGCGGATTTCCAGCGTATCAAGATTCAACGTATTTTCGGTTTTACTGAGCATGTCCATGCCCACGATCGGTTGCAGCACGAACAGAACATTGGTCCCGATCGATTGCATCACCATTTCCTGCCGATAGAGATCTTTGACTTCCAGTTCCTGCGAATTCAGTAACCGCCAGTTGGAGTGACGGCGCAGCCGACTCCAGCTGCCGTTGTCGTAGGTCGAAAGAACCGCACCGCGAAACAGAGGCTCGTCCATACCCAGGATTCTGACGAATT is a window from the Gimesia benthica genome containing:
- a CDS encoding transglutaminase TgpA family protein, coding for MNLTLIFQISVYCLIALSSFMFMLAEGGLFPQLFTIPLGLITLFFTDRWNKFSMSPLWANILGLLAFLLVCGEFFSDIEGRLLAGAHFLVYLTWIILLQKKGDTQYWWLFALGFLQIAVGAVLTESGYYGILLVVYLFLAFWTLTVFSIYRTDKTFSSQQTPTPLPRTAVATSTTSPFHRQSHVQDGIQSDQTRKWITAEFIWSSIGCSISALIISMCFFLLIPRLWVNRSFFNNETLEAEKRPLVGFAEKVQLGEMGEILESSERVLELTVYDNQTEEPIPVMEFVRILGMDEPLFRGAVLSTYDNGSWSRLRRHSNWRLLNSQELEVKDLYRQEMVMQSIGTNVLFVLQPIVGMDMLSKTENTLNLDTLEIRQTHPPEVDGNTKYNVFTAKDLDQNILMNQLDNEEVYLDLPRKDLRRLIQYTKQLIADHPELKTNLAKAKFLESHLRDSGEFSYTLNMSIVDPEIDPVEDFLFNRKSGHCEYYASTLALMLRAIDIPTRVISGFKGGDSSYLSNQFEVQQRYAHSWVEAFLDGKWITMDATPSLERAEMVAQSAPSLGSWKGMSKFFSQFWSDYVIGVSFQRQKATFYDPLLRAGKKIGNRLLDIRTTTVSMFQSIKKFLSSPRRWFSWEGAAAVFIIAGLFFALKWFCQVMIRLIRKLLARNQDEESKMRSAQIAFYERFQKLLASKGLIRKQTETQQEFSHHVKVDLKQELTQAQLTEYPEEISRLYYQVRYGNHPLEPEQSAEIDQKLTTLESALLEQKEGSTVAK